The following proteins are encoded in a genomic region of Glycine soja cultivar W05 chromosome 17, ASM419377v2, whole genome shotgun sequence:
- the LOC114392739 gene encoding uncharacterized protein LOC114392739 — translation MAESDITAMKETLRAQQQLLQKLYAELDEEREASATAASEAMDMIVRLQGETAAVKMEASHYRRMAEEKIGHAEASLEVFEELMYQKEMEITSLEYQALAYKNKLLTLGSDFNASDFEFDEDLLLSRHDQQHNGENGHASNAVRRLSSLPPIPLKNNLRSARKRDRSPSPVPIPVSDMVPNMLESDTDQEVSSPSFDLPRKSVDYGHGTLDAYWDQIQKLDEKVKVISDCKESGGEKRATLRSRRGRSCSVFSQASTKITCDLKDRVAASTTTSSDKVNHSEGTSDGEAVAIPSCPGNSVHDVFEVPQTSQKHKASGHGKRRLERWSSEADNRLTKPDSVSEEAAELHVKHDMDKLKSMLRGNREIKIPSTKDMKTIVWQKKEGMEGDCNAHAEFQKLHQRIDQLDRETINARKEIMHEVNGKEHLRLLKDICSQLKLIELEMRSWKTQKAPPKSNKRDNRLDPLQEAMVYFWF, via the exons ATGGCTGAAAGTGATATAACAGCCATGAAGGAGACGCTCCGTGCGCAACAGCAACTTCTGCAGAAGCTGTATGCAGAGTTGGATGAGGAAAGAGAAGCCTCAGCAACCGCAGCCAGTGAAGCCATGGACATGATAGTGCGGTTGCAAGGGGAGACGGCCGCGGTGAAGATGGAAGCGAGTCACTACAGGAGAATGGCAGAGGAGAAGATAGGTCATGCTGAGGCCAGCCTTGAAGTTTTTGAAGAGCTTATGTATCAGAAGGAGATGGAAATTACTTCTCTTGAGTATCAAGCCctggcttataagaacaaactTCTCACGTTGGGGTCTGATTTCAATGCTAGTGATTTTGAATTCGATGAGGACCTGTTGTTGAGTAGACATGATCAACAACATAATGGAGAAAATGGTCATGCTAGTAACGCGGTAAGAAGGCTAAGTTCACTGCCCCCAATTCCGTTAAAGAATAACTTGAGATCTGCTAGGAAGAGAGATAGATCACCTAGTCCTGTTCCAATTCCAGTTTCAGATATGGTTCCTAACATGTTGGAGAGTGATACTGATCAAGAAGTTTCTTCTCCAAGCTTCGATTTGCCAAGAAAATCGGTAGACTATGGACATGGAACTCTTGATGCATACTGGGACCAGATTCAAAAGTTAGATGAAAAAGTGAAAGTGATTTCAGATTGCAAAGAATCAGGAGGAGAAAAACGTGCCACATTGAGGAGTAGAAGAGGGAGATCGTGCTCAGTGTTTTCACAAGCAAGCACTAAGATAACCTGTGACTTAAAAGATAGAGTAGCAGCCTCTACTACTACTAGTTCAGATAAAGTAAATCACAGTGAAGGTACATCAGATGGAGAAGCAGTTGCTATTCCCTCATGCCCCGGTAATAGTGTCCATGATGTGTTTGAAGTCCCACAAACAAGTCAAAAGCATAAAGCAAGTGGACATGGGAAGAGAAGACTTGAGAGATGGAGTTCAGAAGCAGATAACAGATTGACAAAACCGGATTCGGTGTCTGAGGAAGCCGCCGAATTGCATGTTAAACATGACATGGACAAGCTAAAGAGCATGCTTAGAGGGAATCGTGAGATCAAAATACCTAGCACCAAAGATATGAAGACCATTGTTTGGCAGAAAAAAGAAGGGATGGAAGGGGATTGCAATGCTCATGCTGAGTTTCAAAAGTTGCATCAGAGAATTGATCAGCTTGATAGGGAGACAATCAATGCAAGGAAAGAGATTATGCATGAAGTGAATGGGAAAGAGCATTTGAGGTTGTTGAAGGACATATGCAGTCAACTAAAATTAATTGAGTTAGAGATGAGAAGCTGGAAAACCCAAAAAGCACCACCTAAGAGTAATAAGAGGGATAATCGTTTGGATCCTCTTCAAGAG GCAATGGTGTACTTCTGGTTTTGA